Below is a window of Corynebacterium kalinowskii DNA.
AACAGGGCAATAAATTATCCCGCCGTACCCTGGGGGCATTCGGCGGGATGTTTGCGCTTAATACTAGTTATTGAACGAAGATCTTTTCAACTCCGAGTCCTGCGAGGAAGTCCACACCGGACACCAGGGCAGTCAACAGAATCAAGAAGATGAACACAACGATGGTGTACGTAACCATCTGCTTGGCCGTTGGCCAAATAACCTTCTTGAGCTCAGAGCCAACTTCTGGCAGGAACGCGGCGACTCCGCCGCCGACTTTCTCTTCACCAGCGTTACGAGCGACCTGCTTCTTTGCCTCAAGTTGGGCAGCAGAAGTGGTAGAAGCTCCAGTGA
It encodes the following:
- the secE gene encoding preprotein translocase subunit SecE; translated protein: MSEDRQPENAAAAARPAGKRQLTGASTTSAAQLEAKKQVARNAGEEKVGGGVAAFLPEVGSELKKVIWPTAKQMVTYTIVVFIFLILLTALVSGVDFLAGLGVEKIFVQ